In Maridesulfovibrio sp., the following proteins share a genomic window:
- a CDS encoding ATP-binding protein, whose product MPNKSLHMKILLWGWAIMLCTLLLSFWFYYGTVTEELTSSSNQNTSRLLNYVRWKISHSPVKPGSSKFQDEIKELGSHLDIRITYIKGGKVLADSSVKTERLPELDDHSNRPEVIAAEAAGTGKNIRYSTTLQTRMLYVAQAMDNQGDFLRLAMPYSVIGERLDRVMLHLAVLLVMLTFGAAIILIFVGRQTTAAVKEVSATAQAIGEGDYDKRIRVIPGGEYKLMAESINNMAHRIKGHIRIIEDQRNQLDAMFENMTEGIMVLNPHGKIESVNKSMTELVPDTQEFIGRAPLEVLTKHEIQDAVDEIIKNDSDKGPKSLILDLADGRSMNVTICSYMDYKERRKLILVFHDISEVRRVEKVLRDFVSNASHQLRTPLTSIKGYSETLIDNPPDDPKILTKFLGTIRDNADHMSKVITGMFALARSEYSGKKLRTKPTDLHKCITLSMANLLSTAESKMICLNRGELPQVKVTGTNEGLVQIFDNLIENAIKYAPANTKVNVQGEITGGYAVVKVVDEGPGIAPADKERIFERFFKLDENAVGQGSSGLGLALCRSLARNFNGDIWVESPVDAETGTGSSFCVKLPVTAERASESVQDS is encoded by the coding sequence TTGCCAAATAAATCTCTGCACATGAAAATTCTGCTCTGGGGCTGGGCCATAATGCTCTGCACCCTGCTGCTGAGTTTCTGGTTCTATTATGGAACAGTTACCGAAGAACTTACCAGCTCCAGCAATCAGAATACCTCCCGCCTGCTTAATTATGTGCGATGGAAAATCAGCCACAGTCCTGTTAAACCCGGAAGTTCTAAATTTCAGGATGAAATAAAAGAACTGGGCTCCCATCTTGATATCCGCATTACATATATTAAAGGCGGTAAGGTTCTTGCCGATTCAAGTGTAAAAACTGAACGGCTGCCAGAACTTGACGATCACTCCAACCGCCCAGAAGTAATTGCTGCCGAAGCCGCCGGCACCGGAAAGAACATCCGCTACAGCACCACCTTACAAACCAGAATGCTCTACGTGGCACAAGCCATGGACAATCAGGGTGATTTTCTACGTCTTGCAATGCCCTATTCGGTCATAGGGGAAAGGCTTGACCGCGTTATGCTCCACCTGGCAGTACTGCTTGTCATGCTTACTTTCGGGGCCGCCATAATTCTCATTTTTGTAGGCCGCCAGACAACTGCAGCAGTCAAAGAAGTTTCCGCTACTGCCCAGGCCATTGGCGAAGGGGATTACGATAAGCGTATACGTGTCATCCCGGGCGGTGAATACAAACTGATGGCTGAATCCATCAACAACATGGCCCATAGAATCAAAGGGCACATTAGAATCATAGAAGACCAGCGCAACCAGCTGGATGCCATGTTCGAAAACATGACCGAAGGGATCATGGTTCTTAATCCGCACGGCAAAATTGAATCAGTCAATAAATCAATGACTGAGCTAGTCCCTGATACTCAAGAATTTATCGGCAGGGCGCCGCTTGAAGTGTTAACCAAGCATGAAATACAGGACGCAGTTGACGAGATAATTAAAAACGACAGTGACAAGGGACCGAAATCGTTGATTCTTGACCTCGCTGACGGCCGTTCCATGAACGTGACAATCTGTTCCTATATGGACTACAAAGAACGTCGCAAACTGATCCTTGTTTTCCATGATATAAGTGAAGTCAGACGGGTGGAAAAAGTTCTCAGGGATTTCGTTTCCAACGCCTCCCACCAACTGCGCACCCCGCTGACCAGCATCAAGGGCTATTCAGAAACCCTGATCGACAATCCGCCGGATGACCCAAAAATTCTGACCAAATTTCTCGGGACCATCCGTGATAACGCTGACCATATGTCAAAGGTTATCACCGGCATGTTCGCACTGGCCCGCAGTGAATATTCAGGAAAGAAACTGCGCACGAAACCGACCGATCTTCATAAATGTATAACCTTGAGCATGGCCAACCTCCTCTCTACGGCGGAAAGCAAAATGATTTGCCTGAACCGGGGAGAATTACCGCAGGTAAAAGTCACCGGGACCAATGAAGGTCTGGTCCAGATTTTCGACAACCTCATTGAAAATGCCATCAAATATGCCCCGGCAAATACCAAAGTTAATGTTCAGGGTGAAATTACAGGCGGCTACGCAGTGGTCAAAGTGGTTGATGAAGGTCCGGGTATTGCTCCCGCTGATAAAGAACGTATTTTCGAAAGATTTTTCAAATTGGATGAAAACGCTGTGGGGCAGGGAAGTTCCGGACTGGGACTCGCTTTGTGCCGCAGCCTTGCGCGAAACTTCAATGGCGACATCTGGGTGGAAAGCCCGGTTGACGCAGAAACTGGGACCGGATCTTCATTTTGTGTGAAACTCCCGGTAACAGCTGAACGAGCTTCTGAATCCGTTCAGGATTCATAA
- a CDS encoding phage regulatory CII family protein produces the protein MSEKVEKAIQELVLNGPVPIEELAEKLGKSPKTLAREVNPEDKKAKLGAETLVEIMRITGGVEPLRLMAEELDLTIESLD, from the coding sequence ATGTCAGAAAAAGTAGAAAAAGCGATTCAGGAATTAGTTCTGAACGGACCTGTTCCAATTGAGGAATTGGCTGAGAAGCTGGGTAAGTCACCGAAAACCCTTGCGCGTGAGGTTAACCCGGAAGACAAGAAAGCCAAACTCGGCGCGGAAACACTTGTCGAAATTATGCGTATTACGGGTGGGGTGGAGCCTTTGCGTCTGATGGCAGAGGAATTGGACCTGACTATAGA